A stretch of the Glutamicibacter sp. JL.03c genome encodes the following:
- a CDS encoding ABC transporter permease, whose protein sequence is MTTGTAHGRHAAAERLGQPATSARGTSTLAGVGIAVRFILRRNWLRLGLWALVLASMIPMVYDSQQQAFPTQQARDAYAQVANTPAVAAMTGLPYAAGSLGGILVIKIWMTLAVALAFAVVFLVTRNGRADEEAGRTELLRATALGRHAYPSANYLVSAGLSLLTGVLISLLCLAVALPVAGSWIMGASIAGAGLAFTGLAAICGQLASTSRGANSLAVALIGLFYFIRAGADLQAEGNAPSALSWFSPIGWAQNMRAYGEDNWWPLLALAVLGAAGCLVALRIGSSRDLGSGILPERRSAASAGPFTTTALGLALRLQRSSLIGWFIGAAVSGLFFGSVARSMGTLLDPENPFARNFVGSGHSMLDGVLGIFVAFNALLAAAFAIQCLGAARSEEESGRLEQQLAGALSRGWWLGVHLLIAVLGSGLMLLLAGALTGATSQGAGDPGQLAGACLAFWPAVLSMLGLQLLAFGFLPRLTTAITWSVYGLSAMAAMFGGLFSLPQEAIRLTPFGAIARVPAEELSWTPLVLLVLISLALAAAGMARFNRRDVLGA, encoded by the coding sequence ATGACTACGGGTACCGCCCATGGGCGCCATGCAGCGGCAGAACGCCTGGGGCAACCGGCCACCTCGGCCCGCGGCACCAGCACGCTGGCCGGCGTCGGGATAGCAGTGAGGTTCATCCTTCGACGCAACTGGCTGCGCCTGGGCCTCTGGGCACTGGTGCTGGCATCGATGATTCCGATGGTCTACGACTCCCAGCAACAGGCTTTCCCCACGCAGCAAGCGCGCGATGCCTACGCCCAGGTGGCCAACACCCCGGCCGTGGCTGCCATGACCGGCCTGCCCTATGCCGCGGGATCGCTGGGAGGCATCCTGGTCATCAAGATCTGGATGACGCTGGCTGTGGCATTGGCCTTCGCCGTGGTCTTCCTGGTCACCCGCAATGGCCGCGCCGATGAGGAAGCAGGGCGCACCGAATTGCTGCGCGCCACGGCACTGGGACGCCACGCCTACCCGAGCGCGAACTATCTGGTCTCCGCAGGACTGAGCCTGCTGACCGGGGTGCTCATCAGCCTGTTGTGCCTGGCGGTTGCGCTGCCGGTGGCCGGCAGCTGGATCATGGGTGCCTCGATCGCCGGCGCCGGCCTGGCCTTCACCGGATTGGCGGCCATCTGCGGCCAGCTCGCCTCGACCAGCCGCGGAGCGAACTCGCTGGCGGTGGCGCTGATCGGCCTGTTCTACTTCATCCGAGCGGGAGCCGATCTGCAGGCCGAGGGCAACGCCCCCAGCGCGCTGAGCTGGTTCTCGCCCATCGGCTGGGCGCAGAACATGCGCGCCTACGGCGAGGACAACTGGTGGCCACTGCTGGCCTTGGCTGTCCTGGGCGCTGCCGGGTGCCTCGTGGCATTGCGCATCGGCAGCTCGCGGGATCTGGGCTCGGGCATTTTGCCCGAACGCCGGTCAGCAGCCTCTGCCGGCCCCTTCACCACGACGGCGCTGGGACTGGCGCTGCGTCTGCAGCGATCTTCGCTGATCGGCTGGTTCATCGGCGCCGCCGTGTCCGGGCTGTTCTTCGGCTCTGTCGCACGATCCATGGGCACACTGCTGGATCCCGAGAATCCCTTCGCCCGCAATTTTGTCGGCTCCGGGCACAGCATGCTCGACGGGGTGCTTGGCATCTTCGTGGCGTTCAATGCTTTGCTGGCCGCAGCCTTTGCCATCCAGTGCCTGGGCGCGGCGCGCAGCGAGGAGGAGAGCGGCCGGCTCGAGCAGCAGCTTGCCGGGGCCTTGTCCCGCGGCTGGTGGCTCGGCGTCCACCTGCTGATCGCGGTGCTTGGCTCGGGGCTGATGCTGCTGCTTGCCGGAGCCCTGACCGGGGCAACCTCCCAAGGAGCAGGGGATCCAGGGCAGCTAGCCGGTGCCTGCCTCGCATTCTGGCCGGCAGTGCTGTCGATGCTGGGCCTGCAGCTGCTGGCCTTCGGCTTCCTTCCGCGCCTCACCACAGCGATCACCTGGTCCGTCTATGGGCTCTCGGCGATGGCGGCCATGTTCGGCGGGCTGTTCTCGCTGCCGCAAGAGGCCATTCGCTTGACCCCCTTCGGCGCCATCGCGCGCGTCCCGGCCGAGGAATTGAGCTGGACCCCGCTCGTGCTGCTCGTGCTGATATCGCTGGCGCTTGCGGCGGCCGGCATGGCCCGGTTCAACCGCAGAGACGTCCTGGGCGCATAG
- a CDS encoding ATP-binding cassette domain-containing protein, giving the protein MANTKQAIEVSGLHKNFGRTAALSGLDLRVDTGQVAGFLGPNGAGKSTTIRILLGLLKADGGTARMLGADPWADAVALHRRVAYVPGEVNLWPNLTGGQAISILSKLHGQVDEQRRGQLLERFDLDPSKKARSYSKGNRQKVALVAALSSRAELLLLDEPTSGLDPLMEQVFTSCIREAAAEGRSVLLSSHIFAEVEKLCDTVTIIRDGQTVEAGRLSEMRHLQRTEVTVEVSGAAASLAAVEGIEDFSLSGSKASFSVGPEQLPGVLAALAQYSPRNLVSTPPSLEDLFLRHYSDQVPAPAGARGGGVR; this is encoded by the coding sequence ATGGCCAACACCAAGCAGGCCATTGAAGTGAGCGGACTGCACAAGAATTTCGGGCGCACCGCCGCCCTGTCAGGATTGGACCTGCGGGTGGACACCGGCCAGGTTGCCGGATTCCTGGGGCCCAACGGCGCGGGAAAATCCACGACCATCCGCATCCTGCTGGGATTGCTGAAGGCCGACGGGGGAACAGCCCGGATGCTCGGCGCCGACCCCTGGGCCGATGCGGTCGCGCTGCATCGCCGCGTGGCCTATGTCCCGGGCGAGGTGAACCTCTGGCCCAACCTCACCGGGGGACAGGCGATCAGTATCCTGTCAAAGCTGCACGGGCAGGTCGATGAACAACGCCGCGGCCAGCTGCTGGAACGTTTCGACCTTGATCCCTCCAAGAAGGCCCGCAGCTATTCCAAGGGCAACCGCCAGAAGGTCGCCCTGGTCGCCGCGCTGTCCTCGCGGGCGGAGCTGCTGCTGCTCGATGAGCCGACCTCGGGGCTGGACCCGCTGATGGAGCAGGTCTTCACCTCCTGCATCCGCGAAGCCGCCGCGGAGGGGCGCAGCGTGCTGCTCTCCAGCCACATCTTCGCCGAAGTGGAAAAGCTCTGCGATACCGTGACCATCATCCGTGACGGGCAGACCGTTGAGGCCGGCCGCCTCTCCGAGATGCGCCACCTGCAGCGCACCGAAGTCACCGTTGAAGTCTCGGGCGCCGCGGCCAGCCTCGCGGCAGTCGAGGGCATCGAGGATTTCAGCCTTTCGGGCTCCAAGGCAAGCTTCAGCGTCGGCCCGGAGCAGCTGCCTGGCGTCCTTGCGGCCTTGGCGCAGTATTCGCCGCGCAATCTGGTCAGCACCCCGCCATCGCTGGAGGACCTGTTCCTGCGCCACTACTCGGACCAGGTGCCAGCACCGGCGGGTGCCCGGGGAGGTGGGGTGCGATGA
- a CDS encoding TetR/AcrR family transcriptional regulator, translated as MSTAEQDLTGRARLRDAAIEAFAAQGFGVSLRVIATRAKVTAGLVRHHFGSKQALRAECDATVLERYRRLKEDSLVASPQQVFSNLPSSREGGALILYILRSVREGAQAGAQFTGQLVQEALVLLDRAVSRGLIVPSRNEPARARFLVLQSLGALVLHFALNPPRDPEDFATVMQEYYAQVALPTLELYSEGLFTDPAYLNEYLASGAADVPPAGSAGTAQPR; from the coding sequence GTGAGTACAGCTGAGCAGGATCTGACGGGCCGGGCCAGGCTGCGCGATGCGGCCATCGAGGCCTTCGCCGCGCAGGGATTTGGTGTATCCCTGCGGGTGATCGCCACGCGTGCCAAGGTCACCGCGGGACTGGTGCGCCACCACTTCGGGTCCAAGCAGGCGCTGCGGGCAGAATGCGACGCCACGGTGCTCGAGCGCTACCGCCGCCTGAAGGAGGATTCCCTGGTGGCCAGTCCCCAGCAGGTGTTCAGCAACCTGCCCAGCTCCAGAGAGGGCGGGGCGCTGATTCTGTACATTCTGCGCTCGGTGCGCGAGGGAGCGCAGGCGGGGGCGCAGTTCACCGGGCAATTGGTCCAAGAGGCGCTCGTCTTATTGGATCGGGCCGTTTCGCGCGGGCTGATCGTCCCCAGCCGCAATGAGCCGGCGCGGGCACGCTTTCTGGTCCTGCAATCCCTGGGTGCGCTGGTATTGCACTTCGCGCTGAACCCGCCGCGGGATCCTGAAGACTTCGCCACCGTGATGCAGGAATACTATGCGCAAGTCGCCCTGCCAACACTGGAACTCTATTCCGAAGGGCTGTTCACCGACCCGGCCTACCTCAACGAGTACCTGGCCTCCGGTGCAGCCGACGTCCCGCCCGCGGGATCCGCGGGAACTGCCCAACCCCGGTAA
- the bioD gene encoding dethiobiotin synthase, giving the protein MIHAISGTGTDVGKTVATAALAARELAQGRTVAIYKPTQSGVEDSVPGDVRNIAAWLDDPERLSTAEGVRLREPMAPVDAALVAGGQAAVQALPGLGEHRERILGLAAEYDTVLVEGAGGLLVTLSPDGATIADLASAVDARLVVVTRPDLGTLNHTALTLEAAVHRGFRHGTLLLGSFPDHPTALHGRNLQNLRAQAEHHRWHFAGAIPELRLPGDVKEQLLSAGLSLSILTAGAGS; this is encoded by the coding sequence ATGATCCATGCCATTTCAGGGACCGGCACCGATGTGGGAAAAACCGTTGCAACAGCGGCCTTGGCGGCCCGGGAGCTGGCCCAAGGACGCACCGTGGCCATCTACAAGCCAACGCAATCCGGAGTGGAGGACAGCGTACCCGGCGATGTGCGGAACATTGCAGCATGGCTGGATGATCCAGAGCGGTTGAGCACCGCAGAAGGGGTGCGGCTGCGCGAGCCCATGGCCCCGGTTGATGCAGCACTGGTGGCCGGAGGCCAGGCCGCGGTCCAGGCGCTTCCCGGGCTGGGCGAGCATCGCGAACGGATTCTCGGGCTCGCCGCAGAATATGACACGGTCCTGGTTGAGGGCGCCGGGGGACTGCTGGTCACCCTGAGCCCGGATGGCGCGACGATCGCTGATCTTGCCAGCGCGGTGGATGCCCGACTCGTGGTGGTCACCCGCCCGGATTTGGGAACCTTGAACCATACGGCCCTGACCCTTGAGGCGGCGGTCCATCGGGGCTTTCGCCACGGAACGCTGCTGCTGGGCAGCTTCCCCGATCATCCCACGGCCCTGCATGGCAGGAATCTGCAGAACCTCCGGGCGCAAGCAGAGCATCACCGGTGGCACTTCGCCGGGGCGATTCCAGAGCTCAGGCTCCCGGGAGATGTCAAGGAACAACTGCTCAGCGCCGGATTGTCGCTTTCGATCCTGACCGCTGGGGCGGGAAGCTGA
- a CDS encoding cytochrome P450, giving the protein MNCPFARTPLAPEPSATSTAPLAQPLEKVLPARISERYRSIEDPQLVREILRHAEEFTPANALQAAVDLEPATLRILARGRFALPPVLASASGAGHRAVRKVVAGFFSPAKVAAQREFIAQRTRELCLNLRGRYQRGEELDLASELADVIPPEVMARMTGTPLPPLDQLKAWSKDSLELFWGWPGAQRQQELAHSAVAYHGWLRDSVDEATARDDGNLYSALRHAGVDRDRIVSLAYFLWIAGQETTAMLIHSALFTALRDGHWSGCAAADGGESASERVVHEVLLRASSVPTWRRIALRDITLAGHSFAAGDELLLRLSGGDVAASGDDSLAFGQGLHRCLGAGLARMETGVVVHQAAATLPGIELRDPSPRWRYLVSFQAPEAAITRDRNTGSASA; this is encoded by the coding sequence ATGAACTGCCCTTTCGCCCGAACACCGCTGGCACCAGAGCCTTCGGCCACCAGCACGGCCCCGCTGGCCCAGCCGCTGGAGAAGGTGCTCCCGGCGCGGATCAGCGAACGCTATCGCAGCATCGAGGATCCCCAGCTGGTCCGCGAGATCCTGCGCCATGCCGAGGAATTCACTCCCGCCAACGCCCTGCAGGCGGCGGTGGACCTGGAACCTGCCACCCTGCGCATCCTGGCCCGCGGACGCTTTGCCCTGCCACCGGTACTGGCCAGCGCCTCCGGGGCCGGGCACCGTGCCGTCAGGAAGGTGGTTGCCGGGTTCTTCAGTCCCGCAAAGGTTGCTGCGCAGCGCGAGTTCATCGCCCAGCGCACCCGCGAATTGTGCCTGAACCTGCGCGGCCGCTATCAGCGGGGTGAAGAACTGGACCTCGCCAGCGAACTCGCCGACGTCATCCCGCCAGAGGTGATGGCGCGGATGACGGGCACACCGCTGCCGCCCCTCGACCAGCTCAAGGCCTGGAGCAAGGACTCGCTGGAATTGTTCTGGGGCTGGCCCGGGGCCCAGCGTCAGCAGGAGCTGGCGCACAGCGCGGTTGCGTACCATGGGTGGCTTCGCGATTCCGTCGATGAGGCCACGGCCCGCGATGATGGCAACCTCTATTCAGCCCTGCGCCACGCCGGGGTGGATCGCGACCGCATCGTCTCGCTGGCCTATTTCCTGTGGATCGCCGGCCAGGAGACCACCGCGATGCTCATCCACAGCGCCCTGTTCACCGCCTTGCGCGACGGGCACTGGTCCGGCTGCGCCGCGGCGGACGGCGGGGAATCAGCCAGCGAACGCGTGGTGCACGAGGTGCTGCTGCGGGCATCCTCCGTGCCCACCTGGCGCCGTATCGCGCTGCGCGATATCACCCTTGCCGGCCACAGCTTCGCTGCCGGGGACGAGCTGCTGCTTCGCCTCTCCGGCGGGGACGTGGCCGCCTCGGGCGACGATTCCCTGGCCTTCGGGCAGGGGCTGCATCGCTGCCTCGGCGCAGGCCTTGCCCGGATGGAAACCGGGGTGGTGGTTCACCAGGCCGCAGCGACGCTGCCTGGCATCGAGCTGCGCGATCCGAGCCCCCGCTGGCGCTATCTCGTTTCCTTCCAGGCACCCGAAGCGGCCATTACCCGCGACCGGAATACAGGGAGTGCCAGCGCATGA
- a CDS encoding aminotransferase class I/II-fold pyridoxal phosphate-dependent enzyme, whose translation MTTLATTASWDAWLRTRSAVRTARDMQRSDNSRHALFDLASNDYLGLSSHPRVRQAAIGALNSIGTGATASRVASGTWQIHRELEAELSRYTGRSQALVFSSGYCANLGLLGALGGPGSLMLLDAHAHASLIDGARLSGAGTARFEHNNLDDVRAKLQANAQSPAPKPRVVVVVESVYSVLGDAAPLQQLAELCAQYNALLLIDEAHSLATVPTGSAVNAAGLAQTENVLVTATLSKALGAQGGAVLFGGSRAELWREHLLNTARTFIFDTALAPAAAAAAHAALELATGKRISGLAANAQVIRRLLNAEENLAGRVEQAAGPVQSVRMKSPQQAFLTATLLRENGIAVSCFRPPSVPDGISRLRLAAHAQQDPAELAAALKVVARTISDVES comes from the coding sequence ATGACAACCCTTGCCACCACCGCGAGCTGGGATGCCTGGCTGCGCACCCGGTCCGCAGTGCGCACCGCCAGGGACATGCAGCGCAGCGACAACTCGCGCCACGCACTGTTCGACCTGGCATCCAACGACTACCTGGGGCTCAGTTCGCATCCGCGGGTGCGCCAGGCGGCGATCGGCGCGCTCAACTCCATCGGAACCGGCGCCACGGCCAGCCGCGTTGCCAGCGGAACCTGGCAGATCCACCGGGAGCTGGAGGCGGAGCTCAGCCGGTACACTGGCCGCAGCCAGGCACTGGTATTCTCCAGCGGATATTGCGCGAACCTGGGCCTGCTGGGTGCCTTGGGCGGTCCCGGCAGCCTGATGCTGCTCGATGCCCACGCCCATGCGAGCCTGATCGACGGGGCCAGGCTTTCCGGGGCCGGCACGGCGCGCTTCGAACACAACAACCTCGATGATGTGCGCGCCAAATTGCAGGCCAATGCCCAATCGCCCGCCCCGAAGCCGCGGGTGGTTGTGGTGGTGGAGTCGGTGTATTCGGTGCTCGGGGATGCCGCTCCGCTGCAACAGCTGGCCGAACTGTGCGCCCAGTACAACGCCCTGCTGCTCATTGACGAGGCGCACTCGCTGGCCACCGTGCCCACCGGTTCGGCCGTGAACGCTGCCGGGCTGGCCCAGACGGAAAACGTGTTGGTCACCGCGACCCTGTCCAAGGCGCTCGGGGCCCAGGGCGGAGCAGTGCTCTTCGGCGGCAGCCGGGCCGAATTGTGGCGCGAGCACCTGCTCAATACCGCCCGCACCTTCATCTTCGACACGGCCCTGGCCCCGGCCGCCGCGGCGGCCGCCCATGCGGCGCTGGAGCTGGCCACCGGGAAAAGAATCTCAGGCCTGGCAGCCAACGCCCAGGTAATCCGGCGCCTGCTGAATGCCGAAGAGAACCTGGCTGGCCGGGTTGAGCAGGCCGCCGGCCCGGTGCAATCGGTGCGCATGAAATCCCCGCAACAGGCCTTCTTGACTGCAACGCTGCTGCGCGAGAACGGCATCGCAGTTTCCTGTTTCAGGCCGCCAAGTGTTCCCGATGGAATCTCGCGCCTGCGCCTGGCCGCCCATGCACAGCAAGACCCAGCCGAGCTTGCCGCAGCCCTGAAGGTTGTGGCCCGAACCATTAGCGACGTGGAATCATGA
- the bioA gene encoding adenosylmethionine--8-amino-7-oxononanoate transaminase → MKTLAENLLDRDAGLLWHPYEPVDAGAHYAVKGAQGAELLLHDRAGTEHRVVDGMASWWSMVHGYRNPVLDAAAHAQIEKFSHVMFGGLTHEPAIELAERLVAMTPQNLRHVFLADSGSISVEVALKLALQYQEACGARGRQRFLALRGGYHGDTFAAMSVCDPVDGMHSAFAPLCSEQLFLPRPPAAEHTADGNWIYDLEEFDAWACGARRIAAAHAHELAGIIVEPILQGAGGMFIYPPQAIALLREIADEHGLLLIADEIATGFGRTGRMFAVQHAQVEPDIMCVGKALTGGYLSLAAMLCSGRVAQALDAAPGTSALLHGPTFMGNPLACAIAIASLDLLTGAGPATEFGPGAPERPAPWQSQVARVERGLRASLAPARTLPQVKAVRVLGGVGVIQLHQPVQGAALSSAAVERGAWVRPFRDLAYVMPPYMCTDGQLQQLGDALCGAIDQVHGG, encoded by the coding sequence GTGAAAACCCTGGCCGAAAACCTGCTGGACAGGGATGCGGGGCTGCTCTGGCACCCCTATGAGCCCGTGGACGCAGGAGCGCACTACGCGGTCAAGGGGGCGCAGGGTGCAGAACTCCTGCTGCACGATCGCGCCGGCACCGAGCACCGGGTCGTGGACGGCATGGCTTCCTGGTGGTCGATGGTGCACGGCTACCGCAATCCGGTCCTGGACGCCGCGGCGCACGCGCAGATCGAGAAATTCAGCCACGTCATGTTCGGGGGCCTGACCCACGAACCGGCGATCGAGCTGGCCGAACGGCTCGTGGCCATGACCCCGCAGAATTTGCGCCATGTGTTCCTGGCCGACTCCGGATCCATCAGCGTCGAGGTGGCGCTGAAGCTCGCTTTGCAGTACCAGGAGGCCTGCGGGGCCCGTGGGCGCCAGCGCTTCCTGGCGCTGCGCGGAGGCTACCACGGGGACACCTTTGCCGCGATGAGCGTCTGCGATCCGGTCGACGGCATGCACTCGGCCTTCGCGCCGCTGTGCAGCGAGCAGCTATTCCTGCCACGCCCGCCTGCCGCAGAGCACACGGCGGACGGCAACTGGATCTATGACCTCGAGGAATTCGACGCCTGGGCCTGCGGGGCACGTCGCATCGCGGCGGCCCATGCGCATGAACTGGCGGGCATCATTGTCGAACCGATCCTGCAGGGCGCCGGCGGCATGTTCATCTACCCTCCGCAGGCCATTGCGCTGTTGCGCGAGATTGCCGACGAACACGGCCTGCTGCTGATCGCCGACGAGATCGCCACGGGGTTCGGGCGCACCGGGAGGATGTTCGCGGTGCAGCACGCCCAGGTGGAGCCGGACATCATGTGCGTGGGCAAGGCGCTGACCGGCGGCTACCTGTCGCTGGCCGCCATGCTTTGCTCGGGCCGCGTGGCCCAGGCGCTGGACGCCGCGCCCGGTACGTCGGCGTTGCTGCACGGCCCGACGTTTATGGGCAACCCGCTGGCCTGCGCCATCGCCATCGCCTCGCTGGACCTGCTTACCGGCGCCGGCCCGGCCACGGAATTCGGTCCCGGAGCGCCAGAGCGGCCAGCACCCTGGCAATCGCAGGTGGCGCGGGTGGAACGCGGGCTGCGCGCCTCGCTGGCTCCGGCACGCACCCTGCCGCAGGTCAAAGCGGTGCGCGTGCTGGGCGGGGTCGGGGTGATCCAGCTGCACCAGCCCGTCCAGGGCGCAGCGCTGAGCTCCGCCGCGGTCGAACGCGGCGCCTGGGTCCGGCCCTTCAGGGACCTGGCGTACGTCATGCCTCCCTACATGTGCACCGACGGCCAGCTGCAGCAACTGGGCGACGCGCTGTGCGGAGCCATCGACCAGGTCCACGGAGGCTGA
- the bioB gene encoding biotin synthase BioB, with amino-acid sequence MNLNIANTAPAPEESRLDPGQLAEKILAGHRITASEALGILATPDSATMPLICAAGLLRRQHFGNTVKVNYLVNLKSGLCPEDCTYCSQRLGSTAEILKYTWLKPDEAVAQAGFGIAGGASRVCMVASGKGPTDRDVDRVATMVEQLKEEHPQVEVCACLGILKDGQAARLKDAGADAYNHNLNTSESLYPEICTSHSYQDRVKTVEQAQSAGLSSCSGLIVGLGETPEQLVEAIFALRDLGSESIPVNFLMPFDGTPMQGTWLLTPMACLRILALVRMACPDKELRIAGGREMHLRSLQSAALEAANSIFLGDYLTSEGQGAAKDLQMIADAGFVVLGQESSSPSEVARRLQDAAHAAPPAPADEEGAGGCGAGCGTGCAPAQSGAAGCGAAAGREPVLRRRGAGTMEGPNA; translated from the coding sequence ATGAACTTGAACATCGCAAATACTGCCCCGGCGCCGGAGGAGAGCCGACTGGACCCCGGACAGCTCGCAGAAAAGATCCTCGCCGGACACCGCATCACCGCATCCGAGGCCCTGGGCATTCTCGCAACACCGGATTCCGCCACGATGCCATTGATCTGCGCTGCCGGACTCCTGCGCCGCCAGCACTTCGGGAACACCGTCAAGGTCAACTACCTGGTCAACCTCAAGTCCGGACTCTGCCCCGAAGACTGCACCTACTGCTCGCAGCGCCTTGGATCCACCGCCGAGATCCTCAAATACACCTGGCTCAAACCCGATGAAGCGGTGGCCCAGGCCGGCTTCGGCATTGCCGGCGGCGCCTCGCGGGTCTGCATGGTCGCTTCCGGCAAGGGGCCGACCGACCGCGATGTGGACCGAGTGGCCACGATGGTCGAACAGCTCAAGGAGGAGCACCCGCAGGTCGAGGTCTGCGCCTGCCTGGGCATCCTCAAGGACGGCCAGGCCGCCAGGCTCAAGGACGCCGGGGCCGACGCCTACAATCACAACCTGAACACCTCCGAATCCCTCTACCCCGAGATCTGCACCTCGCATAGCTACCAGGATCGGGTCAAGACGGTGGAACAGGCCCAGTCTGCGGGACTCTCCTCCTGTTCCGGGCTCATCGTGGGGCTGGGGGAAACACCCGAGCAGCTGGTGGAAGCGATCTTCGCGCTGCGTGATCTGGGCTCCGAATCCATCCCGGTCAACTTCCTCATGCCTTTCGACGGCACCCCGATGCAGGGCACCTGGCTGCTGACCCCGATGGCCTGCCTGCGCATCCTCGCACTGGTGCGCATGGCCTGCCCGGACAAGGAGCTGCGCATTGCCGGGGGCCGCGAGATGCACCTGCGCTCATTGCAGTCCGCCGCATTGGAAGCCGCCAACTCGATTTTCCTTGGCGACTATCTCACCAGCGAAGGCCAGGGCGCGGCCAAGGACCTGCAGATGATTGCCGACGCGGGCTTTGTCGTCCTGGGGCAAGAATCCTCCAGCCCGTCCGAGGTGGCCCGCCGCTTGCAGGACGCCGCTCATGCTGCGCCTCCGGCCCCCGCCGACGAGGAAGGCGCCGGCGGCTGCGGCGCCGGCTGCGGAACCGGCTGCGCACCGGCTCAATCAGGGGCGGCAGGCTGCGGGGCCGCTGCCGGGCGCGAACCAGTGCTGCGCCGCCGCGGAGCTGGCACCATGGAAGGACCCAACGCGTGA
- a CDS encoding HIT family protein → MQEQADQSVTDDFELAGVPDSFQRLWTPYRMAYIKGGQDQVKDEASCPFCAGPQRTDEEALIVHRGETCFVILNLFPYNPGHLLICPYRHVPNYTDITVEETAEMAALAQHSMRVLRKVSNPSGFNLGMNQGEAGGAGIAAHLHQHVVPRWSGDGNFFPIIAQTKAIPQTLSEVRDAIAAAWNQ, encoded by the coding sequence ATGCAGGAGCAAGCAGACCAGTCCGTCACCGACGACTTTGAACTCGCCGGAGTGCCGGATTCGTTCCAGCGGCTGTGGACTCCCTATCGCATGGCCTACATCAAGGGCGGGCAGGACCAGGTCAAGGACGAGGCCAGCTGCCCGTTCTGCGCCGGTCCGCAGCGCACAGATGAAGAGGCGCTGATCGTGCATCGCGGGGAAACCTGCTTCGTGATCCTGAACCTCTTCCCGTACAACCCGGGCCACCTGCTGATCTGCCCGTACCGCCATGTGCCGAACTACACCGACATCACGGTGGAGGAAACGGCGGAAATGGCGGCCCTGGCCCAGCATTCCATGCGGGTGCTGCGCAAGGTGTCCAATCCTTCGGGCTTCAACCTGGGCATGAACCAGGGAGAAGCCGGGGGAGCTGGCATCGCTGCCCATCTGCATCAGCATGTGGTGCCACGGTGGAGCGGGGACGGGAATTTCTTCCCGATCATCGCGCAGACCAAGGCCATTCCCCAAACGCTGTCCGAGGTGCGCGACGCGATTGCCGCAGCCTGGAACCAATGA